The genome window CGTAAATTTGCTTGCATTAGCCTGAAAGGGGTGGACTAGACCAGGCTGGGTGAGATAGGAGGGAAGCGATCGCCCGCACTCCTCGTAGCTGATTGGAGAGGGGTAGATGACCTCTGGGGGCGCTGAGATCCCAGGTAAATTCATGGGGATATCGCGTCCAGTTATTGCCAGTTTTCCAGCCGATTTTGGGCCATAATTTTGACCAGTTTTTGCCCAGGGAGAGCCAAATTTCTCGCTGTACCGAAAAGCCAAACTTGCCGTTTGAGTATGTCAGCCAGAGGTTGTTGATGGTTTGCAGATCGTCCGTGGGGAAGTTATCTACCTCGGTAAAATACAACCATTTTCTTTGCACCGCCGCCTCACCAGCAAGTTCGCACAGCAATTGCAGGGTCATGCGATCGGCTGCTTGAAAGTCTTGCTGGGCTAGCAGCTGTTGCAGTGGCCTGTAATCAATTTTGCGCTCTGAATTCAACGCTACGATACTGGTGTTCATTGCTAATTGGTCATCGCTCATCGGTTATTGGTCAAGTTTGATTGGTTATTGGCGCTGTTAGACTGGAGTTCCCCATTAGACAAAAGAATTTGGCTCTTTGAGAGTTGTTATGCTTTTGTTCAAATAAATAACATTTTTATGCCTTTCCCCCTCCGCTCCTCTGCACAAGCGCTCAAATACTCTAGCCCTAGTTTGGCAAACTCTTCACCTAACAGCCTGCAAAATGCGATTAATTATACCAGTTGTAGAGGTGGGTATTTCTATTTTGACTAACTCGATTCTGCCTCCATAGGCTTGAACAATCGGTGCTTCTGGTAGCGTTTCTATGCGGTAGTCGCCTCCTTTGACATAAATATCCGGTTTGAGTGTTTGTATGAGTTGAGCGGCTGTAGTCTGGTCAAAAATTACTACTCCATCTACTGGCTTGAGGGCTGCCAGTAATTCGGCCCGCTGTATGTCTGGCACTAGAGGTCGTTGTGGGTATCCAGAGGTATGCGGTTTGATGGTTTGTACAGACCGATCGCTATTTAACCCCACAATCAGCGATTGCCCCAAGGATTTGGCCACCTGTAAATACCGCAGATGTCCCACATGGAGCAGATCGAAGCAGCCATTCGTAAATACCAAGGGTCGCCATAGCTGGGGATCTTGGGCTAGAGCCTCCTGTAGTTCCGTTAAGCTGTAAAGACCGGGAATCATATCTTAAAGCATACAGTGAGTGAGATTTTATCGTCATCAACTACCAAAATGCGTTTCATCTAAAACCTTACGGACGAGTTATGGAATTTCATGCGAGAAATGTTTGCTGCAAAAAGTTTATACCGAGCTGCTATTAACCAAAATATCTGGTAGCTTATTAAAGCTCAGCGGCAAG of Argonema galeatum A003/A1 contains these proteins:
- a CDS encoding adenylyltransferase/cytidyltransferase family protein — encoded protein: MIPGLYSLTELQEALAQDPQLWRPLVFTNGCFDLLHVGHLRYLQVAKSLGQSLIVGLNSDRSVQTIKPHTSGYPQRPLVPDIQRAELLAALKPVDGVVIFDQTTAAQLIQTLKPDIYVKGGDYRIETLPEAPIVQAYGGRIELVKIEIPTSTTGIINRILQAVR